The proteins below come from a single Oncorhynchus gorbuscha isolate QuinsamMale2020 ecotype Even-year unplaced genomic scaffold, OgorEven_v1.0 Un_scaffold_1349, whole genome shotgun sequence genomic window:
- the LOC124022344 gene encoding paired box protein Pax-5-like, which yields MVPGGDFSGSPYSHPQYSTYNESWRFPNPSLLVFQQDYGSLLGTEIGCSSGLFTASQTGQMQGSPYYYSTASRGAGPAATATASAYDRH from the exons ATGGTACCTG GAGGAGATTTCTCCGGGAGTCCCTATTCCCACCCTCAGTATTCCACATACAACGAGTCCTGGAGATTTCCAAACCCCAGCCTGTTAG TGTTCCAACAGGACTATGGGTCTCTCCTGGGGACGGAGATCGGATGTTCCTCTGGGCTCTTCACCGCCAGCCAGACGGGACAGATGCAAG ggtcgcCGTACTACTACAGCACGGCATCGCGAGGGGCGGGACCGGCTGCCACGGCAACTGCCTCCGCCTACGACCGCCACTGA